From the Scophthalmus maximus strain ysfricsl-2021 chromosome 11, ASM2237912v1, whole genome shotgun sequence genome, one window contains:
- the LOC118299258 gene encoding Na(+)/H(+) exchange regulatory cofactor NHE-RF3 isoform X4 — protein MAFPRFTFNPKEGIDNPALVITDDPEPSQSLVPTLCQLKRLEGQRFGFYLRMDQSRGRFEVRDVEPWSPAERSGLRDGDRVLEVNEEYVGNMDMFRVVRKIQSCSLHLFLLVLRRTEYEQAVSMDVDLKKLAKVSKGGHWSRPRLCHISRHPVCGLGMTIISVEGQKGQYMVSSTVPDGPAERAGVCTGDRLIWINGFLVSTLTHSTLSKTVKKRGDSVTVLVTDSESEACYVRRKMPILPVVAECYYLPHNAKTMYLGKGHNGYGFLLRQEKLAGKYQTVHVLREVDVGSPAEVAGMEDGDLLLAVNGEPVESMDHEDIVQKIRQSGDEVILTSISIPGRDFYRELSISPLLFHEHGHLTCPTVFAQAREERGSAFHSDCVPDYSGPLTSQPSSDAFL, from the exons ATGGCATTTCCACG TTTTACTTTCAATCCAAAGGAAGGGATTGATAATCCAGCTCTGGTCATAACTGATGATCCTG agccCAGTCAGAGTTTGGTGCCCACACTGTGCCAGCTGAAGCGTCTGGAGGGACAGAGGTTTGGCTTCTACCTGCGGATGGACCAGAGCCGTGGGCGCTTTGAGGTCAGAGATGTGGAGCCGTGGAGTCCTGCAGAGCGCAGCGGTCTCAGAGACGGAGACCGAGTGCTGGAGGTCAACGAGGAATATGTGGGCAACATGGACATGTTCAGG GTGGTGAGGAAAATCCAGTCGTGTAGCTTACACCTGTTTCTCCTGGTGTTGAGGAGAACAGAGTACGAACAG GCAGTGTCTATGGATGTGGACCTGAAGAAGCTGGCCAAGGTCTCCAAAGGAGGCCATTGGTCCAGACCCAGACTGTGTCACATCAGCAGACACCCTGTGTGTGGCCTGGGGATGACCATCATCTCAGTGGAGG GTCAGAAAGGCCAGTACATGGTGAGCAGCACAGTGCCTGATGGTCCAGCAGAGAGAGCTGGAGTTTGCACTGGAGACAGACTGATCTGGATCAACGGATTTCTTGTGTCAACGCTCACACACTCAACTTTAAGCAAAACT GTGAAGAAAAGGGGGGACTCTGTGACGGTGCTGGTCACTGACAGTGAGAGTGAGGCTTGCTATGTCAGGAGGAAGATGCCCATCCTGCCTGTGGTGGCAGAATGCTACTACCTCCCCCACAATGCCAAGACCATGTACTTAGGTAAAGGACACAACGGATATGGCTTCCTGCTTAGACAAGAAAAGCTAGCAGGCAAATATCAGACAG TTCATGTGCTGAGGGAGGTGGATGTGGGAAGTCCAGCTGAGGTGgcagggatggaggatggagacCTGCTGCTAGCTGTCAATGGGGAACCTGTTGAGTCTATGGATCATGAGGACATCGTCCAAAAGATTAGACAGAGTGGTGATGAAGTAATCCTCACCTCTATATCCATACCAGGAAGAGACTTTTACAGAGAG TTAAGCATTTCTCCACTGCTGTTCCATGAACATGGACATCTGACATGTCCCACAGTGTTTGCTCaggccagagaggagagaggctcaGCTTTTCACTCAGACTGTGTGCCGGATTACTCAGGACCTTTAACCAGTCAG cccTCAAGTGATGCTTTCTTGTAA
- the LOC118299258 gene encoding Na(+)/H(+) exchange regulatory cofactor NHE-RF3 isoform X3: MSSSTGSQDAMAFPRFTFNPKEGIDNPALVITDDPEPSQSLVPTLCQLKRLEGQRFGFYLRMDQSRGRFEVRDVEPWSPAERSGLRDGDRVLEVNEEYVGNMDMFRVVRKIQSCSLHLFLLVLRRTEYEQAVSMDVDLKKLAKVSKGGHWSRPRLCHISRHPVCGLGMTIISVEGQKGQYMVSSTVPDGPAERAGVCTGDRLIWINGFLVSTLTHSTLSKTVKKRGDSVTVLVTDSESEACYVRRKMPILPVVAECYYLPHNAKTMYLGKGHNGYGFLLRQEKLAGKYQTVHVLREVDVGSPAEVAGMEDGDLLLAVNGEPVESMDHEDIVQKIRQSGDEVILTSISIPGRDFYRELSISPLLFHEHGHLTCPTVFAQAREERGSAFHSDCVPDYSGPLTSQPSSDAFL, from the exons ATGAGCTCATCCACAG GCTCCCAGGATGCCATGGCATTTCCACG TTTTACTTTCAATCCAAAGGAAGGGATTGATAATCCAGCTCTGGTCATAACTGATGATCCTG agccCAGTCAGAGTTTGGTGCCCACACTGTGCCAGCTGAAGCGTCTGGAGGGACAGAGGTTTGGCTTCTACCTGCGGATGGACCAGAGCCGTGGGCGCTTTGAGGTCAGAGATGTGGAGCCGTGGAGTCCTGCAGAGCGCAGCGGTCTCAGAGACGGAGACCGAGTGCTGGAGGTCAACGAGGAATATGTGGGCAACATGGACATGTTCAGG GTGGTGAGGAAAATCCAGTCGTGTAGCTTACACCTGTTTCTCCTGGTGTTGAGGAGAACAGAGTACGAACAG GCAGTGTCTATGGATGTGGACCTGAAGAAGCTGGCCAAGGTCTCCAAAGGAGGCCATTGGTCCAGACCCAGACTGTGTCACATCAGCAGACACCCTGTGTGTGGCCTGGGGATGACCATCATCTCAGTGGAGG GTCAGAAAGGCCAGTACATGGTGAGCAGCACAGTGCCTGATGGTCCAGCAGAGAGAGCTGGAGTTTGCACTGGAGACAGACTGATCTGGATCAACGGATTTCTTGTGTCAACGCTCACACACTCAACTTTAAGCAAAACT GTGAAGAAAAGGGGGGACTCTGTGACGGTGCTGGTCACTGACAGTGAGAGTGAGGCTTGCTATGTCAGGAGGAAGATGCCCATCCTGCCTGTGGTGGCAGAATGCTACTACCTCCCCCACAATGCCAAGACCATGTACTTAGGTAAAGGACACAACGGATATGGCTTCCTGCTTAGACAAGAAAAGCTAGCAGGCAAATATCAGACAG TTCATGTGCTGAGGGAGGTGGATGTGGGAAGTCCAGCTGAGGTGgcagggatggaggatggagacCTGCTGCTAGCTGTCAATGGGGAACCTGTTGAGTCTATGGATCATGAGGACATCGTCCAAAAGATTAGACAGAGTGGTGATGAAGTAATCCTCACCTCTATATCCATACCAGGAAGAGACTTTTACAGAGAG TTAAGCATTTCTCCACTGCTGTTCCATGAACATGGACATCTGACATGTCCCACAGTGTTTGCTCaggccagagaggagagaggctcaGCTTTTCACTCAGACTGTGTGCCGGATTACTCAGGACCTTTAACCAGTCAG cccTCAAGTGATGCTTTCTTGTAA
- the LOC118299258 gene encoding Na(+)/H(+) exchange regulatory cofactor NHE-RF3 isoform X5: MPWHFHEPSQSLVPTLCQLKRLEGQRFGFYLRMDQSRGRFEVRDVEPWSPAERSGLRDGDRVLEVNEEYVGNMDMFRVVRKIQSCSLHLFLLVLRRTEYEQAVSMDVDLKKLAKVSKGGHWSRPRLCHISRHPVCGLGMTIISVEGQKGQYMVSSTVPDGPAERAGVCTGDRLIWINGFLVSTLTHSTLSKTVKKRGDSVTVLVTDSESEACYVRRKMPILPVVAECYYLPHNAKTMYLGKGHNGYGFLLRQEKLAGKYQTVHVLREVDVGSPAEVAGMEDGDLLLAVNGEPVESMDHEDIVQKIRQSGDEVILTSISIPGRDFYRELSISPLLFHEHGHLTCPTVFAQAREERGSAFHSDCVPDYSGPLTSQPSSDAFL; the protein is encoded by the exons ATGCCATGGCATTTCCACG agccCAGTCAGAGTTTGGTGCCCACACTGTGCCAGCTGAAGCGTCTGGAGGGACAGAGGTTTGGCTTCTACCTGCGGATGGACCAGAGCCGTGGGCGCTTTGAGGTCAGAGATGTGGAGCCGTGGAGTCCTGCAGAGCGCAGCGGTCTCAGAGACGGAGACCGAGTGCTGGAGGTCAACGAGGAATATGTGGGCAACATGGACATGTTCAGG GTGGTGAGGAAAATCCAGTCGTGTAGCTTACACCTGTTTCTCCTGGTGTTGAGGAGAACAGAGTACGAACAG GCAGTGTCTATGGATGTGGACCTGAAGAAGCTGGCCAAGGTCTCCAAAGGAGGCCATTGGTCCAGACCCAGACTGTGTCACATCAGCAGACACCCTGTGTGTGGCCTGGGGATGACCATCATCTCAGTGGAGG GTCAGAAAGGCCAGTACATGGTGAGCAGCACAGTGCCTGATGGTCCAGCAGAGAGAGCTGGAGTTTGCACTGGAGACAGACTGATCTGGATCAACGGATTTCTTGTGTCAACGCTCACACACTCAACTTTAAGCAAAACT GTGAAGAAAAGGGGGGACTCTGTGACGGTGCTGGTCACTGACAGTGAGAGTGAGGCTTGCTATGTCAGGAGGAAGATGCCCATCCTGCCTGTGGTGGCAGAATGCTACTACCTCCCCCACAATGCCAAGACCATGTACTTAGGTAAAGGACACAACGGATATGGCTTCCTGCTTAGACAAGAAAAGCTAGCAGGCAAATATCAGACAG TTCATGTGCTGAGGGAGGTGGATGTGGGAAGTCCAGCTGAGGTGgcagggatggaggatggagacCTGCTGCTAGCTGTCAATGGGGAACCTGTTGAGTCTATGGATCATGAGGACATCGTCCAAAAGATTAGACAGAGTGGTGATGAAGTAATCCTCACCTCTATATCCATACCAGGAAGAGACTTTTACAGAGAG TTAAGCATTTCTCCACTGCTGTTCCATGAACATGGACATCTGACATGTCCCACAGTGTTTGCTCaggccagagaggagagaggctcaGCTTTTCACTCAGACTGTGTGCCGGATTACTCAGGACCTTTAACCAGTCAG cccTCAAGTGATGCTTTCTTGTAA
- the LOC118299258 gene encoding Na(+)/H(+) exchange regulatory cofactor NHE-RF3 isoform X2 yields MSSSTVLTEVTCGEFFLTGAVSHSCLCAVLEGSQDAMAFPRFTFNPKEGIDNPALVITDDPEPSQSLVPTLCQLKRLEGQRFGFYLRMDQSRGRFEVRDVEPWSPAERSGLRDGDRVLEVNEEYVGNMDMFRVVRKIQSCSLHLFLLVLRRTEYEQAVSMDVDLKKLAKVSKGGHWSRPRLCHISRHPVCGLGMTIISVEGQKGQYMVSSTVPDGPAERAGVCTGDRLIWINGFLVSTLTHSTLSKTVKKRGDSVTVLVTDSESEACYVRRKMPILPVVAECYYLPHNAKTMYLVHVLREVDVGSPAEVAGMEDGDLLLAVNGEPVESMDHEDIVQKIRQSGDEVILTSISIPGRDFYRELSISPLLFHEHGHLTCPTVFAQAREERGSAFHSDCVPDYSGPLTSQPSSDAFL; encoded by the exons ATGAGCTCATCCACAG TGTTGACAGAAGTCACCTGTGGAGAATTCTTCTTGACTGGGGCGGTTAGTCACAGTTGTCTTTGTGCTGTGCTTGAAG GCTCCCAGGATGCCATGGCATTTCCACG TTTTACTTTCAATCCAAAGGAAGGGATTGATAATCCAGCTCTGGTCATAACTGATGATCCTG agccCAGTCAGAGTTTGGTGCCCACACTGTGCCAGCTGAAGCGTCTGGAGGGACAGAGGTTTGGCTTCTACCTGCGGATGGACCAGAGCCGTGGGCGCTTTGAGGTCAGAGATGTGGAGCCGTGGAGTCCTGCAGAGCGCAGCGGTCTCAGAGACGGAGACCGAGTGCTGGAGGTCAACGAGGAATATGTGGGCAACATGGACATGTTCAGG GTGGTGAGGAAAATCCAGTCGTGTAGCTTACACCTGTTTCTCCTGGTGTTGAGGAGAACAGAGTACGAACAG GCAGTGTCTATGGATGTGGACCTGAAGAAGCTGGCCAAGGTCTCCAAAGGAGGCCATTGGTCCAGACCCAGACTGTGTCACATCAGCAGACACCCTGTGTGTGGCCTGGGGATGACCATCATCTCAGTGGAGG GTCAGAAAGGCCAGTACATGGTGAGCAGCACAGTGCCTGATGGTCCAGCAGAGAGAGCTGGAGTTTGCACTGGAGACAGACTGATCTGGATCAACGGATTTCTTGTGTCAACGCTCACACACTCAACTTTAAGCAAAACT GTGAAGAAAAGGGGGGACTCTGTGACGGTGCTGGTCACTGACAGTGAGAGTGAGGCTTGCTATGTCAGGAGGAAGATGCCCATCCTGCCTGTGGTGGCAGAATGCTACTACCTCCCCCACAATGCCAAGACCATGTACTTAG TTCATGTGCTGAGGGAGGTGGATGTGGGAAGTCCAGCTGAGGTGgcagggatggaggatggagacCTGCTGCTAGCTGTCAATGGGGAACCTGTTGAGTCTATGGATCATGAGGACATCGTCCAAAAGATTAGACAGAGTGGTGATGAAGTAATCCTCACCTCTATATCCATACCAGGAAGAGACTTTTACAGAGAG TTAAGCATTTCTCCACTGCTGTTCCATGAACATGGACATCTGACATGTCCCACAGTGTTTGCTCaggccagagaggagagaggctcaGCTTTTCACTCAGACTGTGTGCCGGATTACTCAGGACCTTTAACCAGTCAG cccTCAAGTGATGCTTTCTTGTAA
- the LOC118299258 gene encoding Na(+)/H(+) exchange regulatory cofactor NHE-RF3 isoform X1, with protein sequence MSSSTVLTEVTCGEFFLTGAVSHSCLCAVLEGSQDAMAFPRFTFNPKEGIDNPALVITDDPEPSQSLVPTLCQLKRLEGQRFGFYLRMDQSRGRFEVRDVEPWSPAERSGLRDGDRVLEVNEEYVGNMDMFRVVRKIQSCSLHLFLLVLRRTEYEQAVSMDVDLKKLAKVSKGGHWSRPRLCHISRHPVCGLGMTIISVEGQKGQYMVSSTVPDGPAERAGVCTGDRLIWINGFLVSTLTHSTLSKTVKKRGDSVTVLVTDSESEACYVRRKMPILPVVAECYYLPHNAKTMYLGKGHNGYGFLLRQEKLAGKYQTVHVLREVDVGSPAEVAGMEDGDLLLAVNGEPVESMDHEDIVQKIRQSGDEVILTSISIPGRDFYRELSISPLLFHEHGHLTCPTVFAQAREERGSAFHSDCVPDYSGPLTSQPSSDAFL encoded by the exons ATGAGCTCATCCACAG TGTTGACAGAAGTCACCTGTGGAGAATTCTTCTTGACTGGGGCGGTTAGTCACAGTTGTCTTTGTGCTGTGCTTGAAG GCTCCCAGGATGCCATGGCATTTCCACG TTTTACTTTCAATCCAAAGGAAGGGATTGATAATCCAGCTCTGGTCATAACTGATGATCCTG agccCAGTCAGAGTTTGGTGCCCACACTGTGCCAGCTGAAGCGTCTGGAGGGACAGAGGTTTGGCTTCTACCTGCGGATGGACCAGAGCCGTGGGCGCTTTGAGGTCAGAGATGTGGAGCCGTGGAGTCCTGCAGAGCGCAGCGGTCTCAGAGACGGAGACCGAGTGCTGGAGGTCAACGAGGAATATGTGGGCAACATGGACATGTTCAGG GTGGTGAGGAAAATCCAGTCGTGTAGCTTACACCTGTTTCTCCTGGTGTTGAGGAGAACAGAGTACGAACAG GCAGTGTCTATGGATGTGGACCTGAAGAAGCTGGCCAAGGTCTCCAAAGGAGGCCATTGGTCCAGACCCAGACTGTGTCACATCAGCAGACACCCTGTGTGTGGCCTGGGGATGACCATCATCTCAGTGGAGG GTCAGAAAGGCCAGTACATGGTGAGCAGCACAGTGCCTGATGGTCCAGCAGAGAGAGCTGGAGTTTGCACTGGAGACAGACTGATCTGGATCAACGGATTTCTTGTGTCAACGCTCACACACTCAACTTTAAGCAAAACT GTGAAGAAAAGGGGGGACTCTGTGACGGTGCTGGTCACTGACAGTGAGAGTGAGGCTTGCTATGTCAGGAGGAAGATGCCCATCCTGCCTGTGGTGGCAGAATGCTACTACCTCCCCCACAATGCCAAGACCATGTACTTAGGTAAAGGACACAACGGATATGGCTTCCTGCTTAGACAAGAAAAGCTAGCAGGCAAATATCAGACAG TTCATGTGCTGAGGGAGGTGGATGTGGGAAGTCCAGCTGAGGTGgcagggatggaggatggagacCTGCTGCTAGCTGTCAATGGGGAACCTGTTGAGTCTATGGATCATGAGGACATCGTCCAAAAGATTAGACAGAGTGGTGATGAAGTAATCCTCACCTCTATATCCATACCAGGAAGAGACTTTTACAGAGAG TTAAGCATTTCTCCACTGCTGTTCCATGAACATGGACATCTGACATGTCCCACAGTGTTTGCTCaggccagagaggagagaggctcaGCTTTTCACTCAGACTGTGTGCCGGATTACTCAGGACCTTTAACCAGTCAG cccTCAAGTGATGCTTTCTTGTAA